From the Marinomonas sp. THO17 genome, one window contains:
- a CDS encoding ATP-binding cassette domain-containing protein has product MNKTNQQSLARLSLAKLLLANPWGFLVPVLTGVASSVAGVALLGVSGWFISAAGLATALGTALVFNYLTPGAIVRGLAILRTAGRYGEQVTAHNHLLGLLRTLRLWLWDQRVAKPIADLDKQSRGDLLQRLVSDLDQIIRWPLVVFLPWLYALLGYVGVGIFAYFIDPILLWPLAIAAVCHLLILPYACGRFASRAVHVGQSLGVHRRGRFVSLFSALITLTIRGHWQDYAARLEQLDKRQQRMEVRIQQAIRWGRLLAYLVTIGLLVSVFLLLGDSSNGYEKGAMSWQLKTSVSGTWLVGLVLALLAVNELVLPLVQSFVAQGQSQVGLRRLNQIQQALPLLAKQPVGRLNQLSLQDWRGYHLGSGLGNQPIHLEIQSGDTVWLRGASGTGKSTLLASIAGDCLATGKAQVNHQACDLYDNPDFQGQLSYLPQSPYVFQQSIAANLMLGKADASDEEMWAVLEAVALTDWVRGLEKGLSTLLSSQGRDLSGGQRKRLALARLLLRRAPLLLLDEPFDGLDKATIERICHALSNDYQPDMLILVSHIESPLSEQARVIEL; this is encoded by the coding sequence ATGAACAAAACAAACCAACAGTCTTTAGCTCGGCTTTCTTTAGCAAAACTACTATTGGCCAACCCTTGGGGCTTTCTTGTGCCTGTGTTAACCGGGGTGGCGTCCAGTGTGGCGGGGGTGGCGTTATTAGGCGTGTCGGGCTGGTTCATCTCCGCGGCGGGATTAGCAACGGCCTTGGGCACCGCCTTGGTCTTTAACTACCTCACCCCGGGGGCCATTGTTCGAGGCTTGGCGATCCTTCGAACGGCAGGGCGTTATGGCGAGCAAGTCACGGCGCACAATCATTTATTGGGCTTATTGCGCACCTTGCGACTTTGGCTATGGGATCAGCGTGTTGCCAAGCCGATTGCCGACCTAGATAAACAAAGCCGGGGCGACTTATTACAACGCTTAGTAAGCGATCTGGATCAGATCATTCGTTGGCCGCTGGTGGTGTTTTTACCTTGGCTTTATGCCTTGCTTGGCTATGTGGGCGTGGGTATTTTTGCCTATTTTATCGATCCAATTTTACTTTGGCCCCTTGCTATCGCCGCGGTTTGTCATTTACTGATTTTGCCTTATGCGTGTGGTCGTTTCGCTTCCCGTGCCGTTCACGTAGGACAGAGTCTTGGGGTGCACAGACGAGGGCGTTTTGTGAGTTTGTTTTCTGCCTTGATTACCCTAACCATACGCGGACATTGGCAAGATTACGCGGCACGTCTTGAACAATTAGACAAGCGACAACAACGCATGGAAGTGAGAATTCAACAGGCCATCCGTTGGGGGCGTTTGTTGGCGTACTTAGTCACCATCGGCTTGTTGGTAAGCGTCTTTCTTTTATTGGGTGACTCAAGTAATGGGTATGAAAAAGGTGCCATGAGTTGGCAACTCAAAACGTCCGTGTCAGGGACTTGGTTGGTGGGCTTAGTGTTGGCCTTGCTGGCGGTGAATGAGCTGGTGTTACCATTGGTTCAATCCTTTGTGGCACAAGGCCAGTCGCAAGTGGGCTTGCGCCGTTTGAACCAGATTCAACAAGCGCTTCCTCTCTTAGCAAAGCAACCAGTAGGCAGGCTTAACCAGCTTTCATTGCAAGATTGGCGTGGTTACCACCTAGGGAGCGGCTTGGGCAATCAGCCAATACATCTTGAGATACAGAGTGGTGACACAGTGTGGCTGCGTGGTGCCAGCGGCACAGGAAAATCCACCTTATTGGCCTCCATTGCCGGAGATTGTTTAGCCACGGGCAAGGCGCAGGTGAATCACCAAGCCTGCGACCTATACGACAACCCGGACTTTCAAGGTCAACTTAGCTACTTACCCCAATCGCCTTATGTGTTCCAACAAAGCATTGCAGCCAACCTAATGCTAGGTAAAGCCGATGCCAGCGACGAAGAAATGTGGGCCGTATTGGAAGCTGTCGCATTGACCGATTGGGTCAGAGGATTAGAAAAAGGACTGAGCACCTTACTTAGCTCACAAGGCCGCGACCTTTCTGGCGGACAACGCAAACGCCTCGCCTTAGCAAGACTGCTCCTGCGCCGCGCTCCTTTATTGCTGCTAGACGAACCTTTTGACGGTCTAGACAAAGCCACCATCGAACGCATTTGTCATGCTTTGAGTAATGACTATCAACCTGACATGCTGATCTTGGTGAGTCACATTGAGAGTCCATTGTCGGAGCAAGCAAGAGTCATTGAGTTATAA